Proteins from one Cellulosilyticum lentocellum DSM 5427 genomic window:
- a CDS encoding DegV family protein yields MPKIVLLSDTSCDLPESILSKYNIETIPFYVSFDTENYFKEIEELSLKTFYQRLRDEKIFPKTSLPSINDYYERFKPHIEAGNSVICVCLSGHFSGSYNAAVNARELILENYPNAQIEIINSLNATGGQGVLVQEIGRMIADGLAFKQIVQVATKLRESARIFFFVETLDYLENGGRIGKAAALLGTMLNVKPLIYLQDGLLFPAGKVRGTKKAISKVLEMTKDYIEGHPSDYHYLFAHADNEEYAQVLRDELAKSLDLSLNEDFAFIGTTIGVNTGPDVAGICLIKKYETLLDA; encoded by the coding sequence ATGCCTAAAATCGTACTATTAAGTGATACTTCTTGTGATTTACCTGAATCTATACTCAGTAAGTACAACATTGAAACAATTCCTTTTTATGTTTCTTTTGATACAGAAAATTATTTTAAGGAAATAGAAGAATTATCATTAAAAACGTTTTATCAAAGACTAAGAGATGAGAAAATCTTCCCTAAAACTTCTTTGCCATCAATCAATGATTATTATGAACGTTTTAAGCCCCATATTGAGGCTGGAAATAGTGTCATCTGTGTGTGTTTATCAGGCCATTTTAGTGGTTCTTATAACGCCGCAGTTAATGCTCGTGAACTTATTTTAGAAAATTATCCTAATGCGCAAATTGAAATTATTAATTCTCTTAATGCAACTGGTGGCCAAGGTGTTCTTGTTCAAGAAATTGGACGTATGATTGCAGATGGACTTGCTTTTAAGCAAATTGTCCAAGTAGCAACTAAGCTTAGGGAAAGTGCAAGAATCTTTTTCTTTGTTGAAACGCTAGACTATCTTGAAAACGGAGGTCGTATCGGAAAAGCTGCTGCTCTTCTAGGTACGATGCTTAATGTTAAGCCGCTTATTTATTTACAAGATGGCTTACTTTTCCCAGCTGGTAAGGTACGTGGTACTAAAAAAGCTATTTCGAAAGTCCTTGAAATGACTAAAGACTATATTGAAGGACACCCTTCAGATTATCACTATCTTTTTGCTCATGCTGATAATGAGGAGTACGCACAAGTACTACGGGATGAATTAGCAAAATCATTAGACCTCTCGTTAAATGAAGACTTTGCTTTTATTGGAACAACTATTGGCGTTAATACAGGTCCTGATGTAGCCGGTATTTGTTTAATAAAAAAATACGAAACGTTACTCGATGCCTAA
- a CDS encoding sensor histidine kinase produces MRDLIWVVLEFGIGLIEMIIYLSFLAPRLYNVKKTSSIKKIGISIVASVIMYYMGDLQIPFIIGLMLKMGIIFATGHVIFQSSLQDEILYTLFFLVIVYLIDFLVIAIMGGNKYTVTSKDNSELSAFYVQLGLISKFILFVFTKVFFKVDSKKRICFTPQVNILMYTSFAIALVSAYALSSVFFNLIGKGTFIINLCITIAALGIFCDNTIIYFVVQKLSEWLEKEKEYEVVQYQNEVLIKETLEKDEMNKEVRKIWHDFNNHMSCIDMLLQMENIEKAREYIKNMNASCQTTYMGIRTGNEMADVVVNQKFMLAKAEAIELIVKGELQEEIRINQMDLCALLCNSLDNAIEACRQIEDKEERKASLFLKMYKDYLLIDVTNSVKEEVDKNKKLVTTKSDKKRHGIGMLSMRTVVEKYGGNLEWKCENKQFFLSIIVKNITI; encoded by the coding sequence ATGAGAGATTTGATATGGGTGGTGCTAGAATTTGGTATAGGATTAATAGAAATGATTATTTATCTTAGCTTTTTGGCCCCAAGACTTTATAATGTGAAGAAGACTTCGAGTATAAAAAAAATAGGTATAAGTATAGTTGCAAGTGTAATTATGTATTATATGGGTGATTTACAGATTCCGTTTATTATAGGGCTAATGCTTAAAATGGGAATTATTTTTGCAACAGGACATGTAATTTTTCAATCCAGTCTACAAGATGAAATATTGTACACATTATTTTTCTTGGTTATTGTGTATTTGATAGACTTTCTAGTGATTGCGATAATGGGAGGCAATAAATATACAGTTACTTCTAAAGATAATTCAGAACTAAGTGCATTCTACGTACAATTAGGTCTTATAAGCAAGTTTATTCTATTTGTTTTTACTAAGGTTTTCTTTAAAGTAGATTCTAAGAAGAGAATTTGTTTTACACCACAAGTTAACATTTTAATGTATACCAGTTTTGCTATTGCATTGGTAAGTGCTTATGCATTGAGTAGTGTATTTTTTAATCTTATTGGGAAAGGGACTTTTATTATCAATCTGTGTATAACAATAGCGGCATTGGGGATTTTTTGTGATAACACTATTATTTATTTTGTTGTACAAAAGCTAAGTGAATGGTTAGAAAAAGAAAAAGAATATGAGGTAGTACAGTATCAAAATGAAGTACTTATTAAAGAAACTTTAGAGAAAGATGAAATGAACAAAGAAGTGCGTAAGATTTGGCATGATTTTAATAATCATATGAGCTGCATAGACATGCTTTTGCAGATGGAAAATATAGAAAAAGCAAGAGAATATATTAAGAATATGAATGCTAGTTGTCAAACCACTTATATGGGAATAAGGACGGGAAATGAAATGGCAGATGTAGTTGTTAACCAAAAATTTATGTTAGCTAAAGCAGAAGCCATAGAGCTCATCGTTAAAGGAGAGTTACAAGAGGAAATACGAATAAATCAAATGGATTTATGTGCACTTTTATGCAATAGTTTAGATAATGCAATAGAGGCGTGTCGCCAGATAGAAGATAAAGAAGAAAGGAAGGCAAGTTTATTTTTAAAGATGTACAAAGATTATTTGCTAATTGATGTTACTAATAGTGTTAAAGAAGAAGTAGATAAAAATAAGAAATTAGTTACAACTAAAAGTGATAAGAAGAGACATGGAATAGGAATGCTTAGTATGAGAACAGTTGTAGAAAAATATGGTGGAAATTTAGAATGGAAGTGCGAAAATAAGCAATTTTTCTTATCAATCATAGTTAAAAATATTACTATTTGA
- a CDS encoding metal-dependent transcriptional regulator, with protein MLSSSLEKCLVCMYQMLESDKELKISDLAKQINQPLQKTIQALQRMHYQKHIIYSPYQPLKLTEQGKSTAEYLMARDALIDEFLGFLHIEKNFSTEKESMSQYLSYESLEQIEKFVIFNRQYPEIAERFSLLLKMTPKHTLLPPLPNGEKKL; from the coding sequence ATGCTTTCATCTAGCTTAGAAAAGTGCTTAGTTTGCATGTATCAAATGCTTGAAAGTGATAAGGAACTAAAGATTAGTGATCTTGCTAAGCAAATCAACCAACCTTTACAAAAAACAATACAAGCCCTTCAGCGCATGCACTATCAAAAACATATCATATACTCACCTTACCAACCCTTAAAATTAACAGAGCAAGGGAAGAGTACAGCGGAGTATTTAATGGCTAGAGATGCGCTTATCGATGAGTTCTTAGGTTTCTTGCATATTGAAAAGAATTTTAGTACGGAAAAGGAATCTATGAGTCAGTATTTATCCTACGAAAGCTTAGAGCAAATAGAAAAATTTGTGATTTTTAATAGGCAATACCCAGAGATTGCTGAGCGTTTTTCACTTCTTTTAAAAATGACACCTAAGCATACGTTATTACCACCCTTGCCTAATGGAGAAAAAAAGCTATAG
- the sdaAB gene encoding L-serine ammonia-lyase, iron-sulfur-dependent subunit beta, translating to MKELSVFDIIGPNMIGPSSSHTAGALKIARVAYKLAPEIISKVTFVLYGSFAKTYRGHGTDRALVAGLLGMGQEDERIKEAFSYAKEAGLHYIFETSNDEHIKHPNTVEIIVEDEKGCPFSIVGSSIGGGAISIDKVNGMEVFFDGEYETLFINHEDRTGVVAHITQCLSEWQINIAYMRSYRQAKGEVASTIIETDQPICDEVLAAIMENSSVQYAKKINL from the coding sequence ATGAAAGAATTAAGTGTATTTGACATTATCGGGCCTAATATGATTGGGCCATCTAGTTCACATACGGCAGGTGCCCTTAAAATAGCAAGAGTAGCTTATAAGCTAGCACCTGAAATCATTTCTAAGGTAACCTTCGTTTTATATGGTTCTTTTGCTAAAACTTATAGAGGACATGGGACAGATAGAGCCTTAGTGGCTGGATTATTAGGAATGGGACAAGAAGATGAACGTATAAAAGAAGCCTTTTCTTATGCCAAGGAAGCAGGGCTTCATTATATTTTCGAAACTAGTAATGATGAACATATTAAACACCCCAACACAGTAGAAATTATAGTAGAAGATGAAAAGGGGTGCCCTTTTAGTATAGTAGGATCTTCTATAGGTGGTGGTGCCATTAGTATTGATAAGGTTAATGGTATGGAAGTTTTCTTTGATGGAGAATATGAAACTTTATTTATTAATCATGAAGATAGGACAGGTGTTGTAGCACATATTACACAGTGTTTAAGTGAATGGCAAATTAATATTGCTTATATGAGGTCTTATCGTCAAGCAAAAGGAGAAGTAGCCTCTACCATTATTGAAACAGATCAACCCATTTGTGATGAAGTTTTAGCAGCGATTATGGAAAATTCATCTGTACAATATGCTAAAAAGATTAACTTATAG
- the sdaAA gene encoding L-serine ammonia-lyase, iron-sulfur-dependent, subunit alpha, whose product MNFISSKELLALCEEKNYTLSEAMLEREIELFHHSETKVLGQMAHAYDIMKKAVKRALTEELVSMGGLIGGESKKLFFKEESSVCGDLMRKAISYAVGVLEVNSSMGLIVAAPTAGSSGVIPGALIAVQEAFHLSEEQMVKALFNAGAVGYLITRNATVSGAEGGCQAEVGAASAMAASAVCELRGGTPKQCLDAASTALTNIIGLVCDPIAGLVEAPCQKRNAMGVANALISAEMTLCGISHLIPFDETVEAMYRVGHSMPSELRETALGGVASTPTACQLCKGIFE is encoded by the coding sequence ATGAATTTTATAAGTAGTAAAGAATTACTTGCATTATGCGAAGAAAAAAATTATACCTTGTCAGAAGCTATGTTAGAAAGAGAAATAGAACTATTTCACCACAGCGAAACCAAAGTATTAGGGCAAATGGCACATGCTTATGATATCATGAAAAAAGCTGTAAAGCGTGCCTTGACAGAAGAACTTGTTTCTATGGGTGGCTTAATAGGTGGAGAAAGTAAAAAGCTCTTTTTCAAAGAGGAGTCTTCTGTATGTGGTGATTTAATGCGTAAAGCCATTAGCTATGCAGTAGGTGTATTAGAGGTCAATAGCTCTATGGGGCTTATTGTGGCAGCACCTACAGCAGGTTCTTCAGGTGTTATTCCAGGTGCTTTAATTGCCGTTCAAGAAGCTTTTCATTTAAGTGAAGAACAAATGGTAAAAGCATTATTTAATGCAGGGGCAGTAGGTTATTTAATTACACGCAATGCAACTGTATCAGGGGCAGAAGGTGGCTGCCAAGCTGAAGTAGGTGCAGCATCAGCTATGGCAGCTTCTGCTGTATGTGAGTTAAGAGGTGGTACACCTAAACAATGTTTAGATGCAGCTTCCACAGCTTTAACCAATATTATAGGACTTGTTTGTGATCCTATTGCAGGACTTGTAGAAGCACCTTGTCAAAAGCGTAATGCTATGGGCGTGGCCAATGCTTTAATAAGTGCAGAAATGACATTATGTGGTATTTCACATTTGATTCCTTTTGATGAGACGGTAGAAGCTATGTATCGTGTAGGTCATAGTATGCCCAGTGAATTAAGAGAAACAGCACTGGGAGGAGTAGCCAGCACACCAACAGCTTGTCAGCTTTGTAAAGGAATATTTGAATAA
- a CDS encoding cyclic lactone autoinducer peptide has protein sequence MEIKKTMLRGIAKTAEKAVEGASGSKSLVFFFEPEMPKALKEAKFGKNNK, from the coding sequence ATGGAAATTAAAAAAACAATGTTAAGAGGTATTGCAAAAACAGCTGAGAAAGCAGTAGAAGGAGCAAGTGGTTCTAAGTCATTAGTTTTCTTCTTTGAACCAGAAATGCCAAAAGCATTAAAAGAAGCGAAATTCGGTAAAAATAACAAATAA
- a CDS encoding IS3 family transposase (programmed frameshift) gives MTKHSFEFKKKVVLEYLNGEGGTPYLSTKYGLGSTSQLRKWINAYKEFGDAGLMRSRKKEYYSFDYKLHVVELYLTSEVSYQELAIQEGINNPALICNWVNRFQVAGLDALRPHKKGRRKTLEKTNSKDVTQLTKDFTVDTSMEHVRELEDELLKLRIENAFFKRTEETAFRGRSKNERLARVINSLRRQFKLKDLLSYSQMPKATYMYWQKRFNKENPNKEIEDKILEIHKNNKNYGYRRMCGELRNQGYIVNKKKVQRIMQKFNLQVTSFTRKSRKYSSYKGKVGTVAPNRIRRRFNTNIPHQKITTDTTEFKYYEIDNKGHMTTHKLYLDPFMDMCSGEIMSFEMGRQPSAQNVMKALEKAIEITSDCPYRRTFHSDQGWAYQMKAYSNRLKEEKIFQSMSRKGNCHDNSVMENFFGLLKQEIYYGVVYYSYEELKSAIERYIKYYNEKRIKQKLDWLSPVQYRISLLAA, from the exons ATGACAAAACATAGTTTTGAGTTTAAAAAGAAAGTGGTTTTAGAATACCTAAACGGTGAAGGTGGAACACCTTATCTTTCAACAAAGTATGGATTAGGCTCTACTTCACAATTACGCAAATGGATTAATGCATACAAGGAATTCGGAGATGCAGGATTAATGCGTTCAAGAAAAAAAGAATATTACTCTTTTGATTATAAACTTCATGTTGTAGAATTATATTTAACAAGTGAGGTTTCGTATCAAGAATTAGCTATTCAAGAAGGAATTAATAACCCAGCATTGATTTGTAACTGGGTAAATAGATTCCAAGTGGCAGGTCTTGATGCTCTAAGACCTCATAAGAAAGGTCGGAGAAAAACATTGGAAAAGACTAACTCAAAAGATGTCACGCAACTTACAAAAGATTTTACAGTAGATACGAGCATGGAACATGTACGAGAATTAGAAGATGAATTACTTAAACTTAGAATAGAGAATGCCTTTT TTAAAAGAACTGAGGAGACTGCGTTTAGAGGACGAAGCAAAAACGAGAGACTTGCTAGGGTCATCAACAGTCTCCGAAGACAATTCAAACTAAAAGACCTTCTCTCGTACAGTCAAATGCCTAAGGCTACATATATGTATTGGCAAAAGCGTTTTAATAAAGAAAATCCAAACAAAGAAATTGAGGATAAGATTTTAGAAATACATAAAAATAATAAGAACTATGGATATAGAAGAATGTGTGGAGAACTTCGGAATCAAGGATATATAGTAAATAAGAAGAAGGTTCAAAGAATTATGCAGAAGTTCAACCTTCAGGTTACATCATTTACTAGAAAAAGTCGAAAATACAGTTCCTACAAAGGTAAAGTTGGAACTGTCGCACCAAATAGAATTAGAAGACGTTTTAACACGAATATACCTCATCAGAAGATAACAACTGACACAACAGAATTTAAATATTATGAGATTGATAATAAGGGTCATATGACTACGCATAAGCTTTATTTAGATCCCTTTATGGATATGTGTAGTGGTGAAATAATGAGCTTTGAAATGGGTAGACAACCATCGGCTCAGAATGTTATGAAGGCTTTAGAAAAAGCAATAGAGATTACTTCTGATTGTCCATATCGTAGAACTTTTCATTCAGATCAAGGGTGGGCTTATCAAATGAAAGCCTATTCAAACAGACTGAAAGAAGAAAAAATATTTCAAAGCATGTCAAGAAAAGGAAACTGTCATGATAATTCAGTAATGGAGAATTTTTTTGGTTTGCTGAAACAAGAAATCTATTATGGTGTTGTGTATTATAGTTATGAGGAATTAAAATCAGCAATAGAACGATATATAAAGTATTACAATGAAAAAAGAATAAAGCAAAAACTAGACTGGCTCAGTCCTGTGCAATACAGAATTAGCCTCTTAGCAGCATAA
- a CDS encoding NAD(P)/FAD-dependent oxidoreductase has product MLDIAIIGAGPAGLSAAITGVIRNKKVKVFGNPPSTSYIYKAERVDNYIGMLGVSGKEMMETFTSHAKDLGVEIENKKVIEIFQMGNYYTLNVENEFIEAKTVILANGLTKTAVLEGENEFLGRGVSYCATCDGPLYRGKAVVVIGDSIHAEEDANYLAEVCEQVYYIPLYKEISHLDGRIEVLKARPKRIFGEQVVKGLDLAEGSLDVSGVFIIKDNIPTTKLLSGLELDNKSIRVNRMMETNLPGVYAAGDCTGKPFQVAKAVGEGSTAVLQAVSYLNTLAKA; this is encoded by the coding sequence ATGTTAGATATAGCCATTATTGGTGCTGGCCCAGCAGGACTTTCTGCAGCTATCACAGGGGTTATTCGTAATAAAAAAGTAAAAGTATTTGGTAATCCACCATCTACTAGCTATATATATAAAGCTGAACGAGTTGATAATTATATAGGGATGCTAGGCGTATCTGGTAAAGAAATGATGGAAACATTTACGAGTCATGCAAAAGACTTAGGTGTAGAAATTGAAAATAAAAAGGTCATTGAGATTTTTCAAATGGGTAATTATTATACTTTAAATGTAGAAAATGAATTCATAGAAGCTAAAACAGTTATTTTAGCCAATGGTTTAACGAAGACAGCTGTTTTAGAAGGTGAAAATGAATTTCTGGGTAGAGGTGTCAGTTATTGTGCAACCTGTGATGGCCCACTTTATAGAGGAAAGGCAGTTGTTGTAATTGGTGATTCTATTCATGCAGAAGAAGATGCTAATTACCTAGCAGAAGTATGTGAGCAAGTTTACTATATTCCACTTTATAAAGAAATTAGTCATTTAGATGGACGTATAGAGGTACTTAAAGCTAGACCTAAACGTATTTTTGGAGAGCAAGTAGTAAAGGGACTTGATCTAGCAGAAGGAAGCTTAGATGTCAGCGGTGTCTTTATTATTAAAGATAATATTCCTACCACTAAATTATTAAGCGGTTTAGAGCTAGATAATAAATCCATACGTGTCAATCGTATGATGGAGACAAATTTACCAGGTGTTTATGCAGCAGGAGATTGTACAGGAAAACCATTTCAAGTTGCAAAAGCAGTAGGAGAAGGAAGTACTGCGGTACTTCAAGCAGTAAGCTATTTAAATACGCTTGCAAAAGCATAA
- a CDS encoding accessory gene regulator B family protein, giving the protein MLQIICNRISNKLVLYNIIEKEEQCIYDYGIYLTLMTIITTSTIIVLGFLWGEIGLTIVFLLVLASMRHYTGGYHANHYWQCYLLSCMSYCTVMYLVVNNMLLNSVVLVVLGGGAMIYNLVVGSLNSDKNPKTSKEMLQRTKKARFIFVLYDIVSIVGVLFHLGEVGIWLIIIWSQIIVMFSLLIFQIQRRYFKWKLKKQC; this is encoded by the coding sequence ATGTTGCAAATTATATGTAATCGTATATCAAATAAACTAGTTTTATACAATATTATAGAAAAAGAAGAGCAATGTATATACGATTATGGCATTTATTTAACCTTAATGACGATTATTACAACTAGTACAATAATAGTTCTGGGTTTTCTTTGGGGAGAAATAGGACTGACTATAGTATTTCTTTTAGTACTAGCTAGTATGCGTCACTATACCGGCGGTTATCATGCAAATCATTATTGGCAATGTTATCTATTATCATGTATGTCGTATTGCACAGTGATGTATTTGGTGGTAAACAATATGCTACTAAATAGTGTAGTGTTAGTAGTGCTAGGTGGAGGAGCTATGATTTATAATCTAGTTGTTGGCTCTTTAAATAGTGATAAGAATCCTAAAACTTCTAAGGAAATGTTACAAAGAACCAAGAAAGCAAGGTTTATTTTTGTATTGTATGACATTGTAAGCATTGTAGGTGTTTTATTTCACCTAGGTGAAGTCGGCATATGGCTAATTATAATTTGGAGCCAAATCATTGTTATGTTTTCACTTCTTATTTTTCAAATTCAAAGGAGGTATTTCAAATGGAAATTAAAAAAACAATGTTAA
- a CDS encoding putative polysaccharide biosynthesis protein, translating into MESTTNKQSLMKGAMILSIGVLVSRIIGMVYRIPIRNILTDEGNSIYGVAYGIYVVILTLTAMAIPGALSKLIAERRAAGAYKEAQRVYHLAMIYALGVACVMAIVLWCSADFISNTFYPTQDVALPIKALAPTVIIATSLGVLRGYFQGMGDMVPTASSQVIEQIINVIFSVVLAYSFLNTTQSLVWGATGSALGTGMGAIAGLIVLLTLYFLKRPRIKKELAHSTEYEYQSTGTILKQILNMMIPVIISASVFSIMTSIDQSMISKVLPRNIDILREQGLLNLVPVMDAANLKTDTVVNHLSSYLSFQYMTFMNIPVSLILQLGLATVPAIAAAMAAGLYKDIRKKTKLIFKVGLLIAAPSAVAFLIFADPILTLVVGDAKGAEVLSAGAIGILGMALAQLSAGVLQGMSKQSIPTINAVIACAIKVAMNLVALSIPALNIYGFIHSTTLCYVIYAILNIRYLCKHLHIKFNWKKLLLKPMICAGVMGIISYAIYALLIFIGVSAKLSILVVIPIAAIIYFLVGLATHTISRSDLLSFPGGKKVVAFLERA; encoded by the coding sequence ATGGAAAGTACAACAAACAAACAAAGCCTCATGAAGGGGGCAATGATTTTAAGTATAGGCGTATTAGTAAGCCGTATTATAGGTATGGTTTATCGTATCCCTATTAGAAATATTTTAACAGATGAAGGTAATTCAATTTATGGTGTGGCTTATGGGATATATGTGGTTATCTTAACTTTAACGGCTATGGCTATTCCGGGAGCTTTATCAAAGCTTATTGCAGAAAGACGTGCAGCAGGCGCTTATAAAGAAGCACAGAGGGTATATCATCTAGCTATGATTTATGCCCTAGGGGTAGCCTGTGTGATGGCAATTGTTTTATGGTGTAGTGCAGACTTTATTTCAAATACATTTTATCCAACTCAAGATGTAGCACTACCTATTAAGGCATTGGCACCTACTGTTATTATTGCAACTAGTCTGGGAGTACTTAGAGGGTATTTTCAAGGCATGGGAGATATGGTGCCTACTGCTAGTTCACAAGTTATTGAGCAGATCATTAATGTGATTTTTAGTGTTGTTTTAGCTTATAGTTTTTTAAATACAACACAGTCTCTTGTATGGGGTGCCACTGGAAGTGCTTTAGGAACGGGAATGGGAGCTATAGCAGGGCTTATTGTACTGCTCACCTTATATTTTCTCAAAAGACCTAGAATTAAGAAGGAACTAGCACATAGTACTGAATATGAATATCAAAGCACAGGGACAATCTTAAAACAGATTTTAAATATGATGATTCCTGTTATTATTAGTGCTTCGGTTTTCTCTATTATGACATCTATTGACCAATCTATGATTTCTAAGGTATTGCCAAGAAATATAGATATACTAAGAGAACAGGGTTTATTAAACTTAGTACCTGTAATGGATGCAGCCAATTTGAAAACAGATACAGTTGTAAATCATTTAAGTAGTTATCTTTCATTTCAATATATGACCTTTATGAATATTCCTGTGAGTTTGATTTTACAATTAGGATTAGCCACAGTACCAGCTATAGCAGCAGCTATGGCTGCAGGTTTATATAAAGATATTCGTAAGAAAACAAAGCTGATTTTTAAGGTAGGTTTGCTGATTGCAGCACCTTCTGCTGTAGCTTTTCTCATATTTGCTGACCCTATTCTCACATTAGTAGTAGGCGATGCCAAGGGTGCAGAGGTACTTTCAGCAGGGGCTATTGGGATTTTAGGAATGGCACTAGCACAATTAAGTGCGGGTGTATTACAAGGAATGAGTAAGCAAAGCATTCCTACCATTAATGCCGTTATAGCTTGTGCTATTAAGGTGGCTATGAATTTAGTCGCACTCTCTATTCCGGCACTTAATATTTATGGCTTTATTCATAGTACAACTTTATGTTATGTTATTTATGCGATTTTAAATATACGTTACTTATGTAAGCATCTTCATATTAAATTTAATTGGAAAAAACTTTTACTTAAACCTATGATTTGTGCAGGGGTAATGGGAATCATCAGTTATGCTATTTATGCACTTCTAATCTTCATAGGTGTTTCAGCTAAGTTAAGCATTTTAGTGGTAATACCTATAGCTGCTATTATTTACTTCCTTGTAGGCCTTGCAACTCATACGATTTCAAGGTCTGACCTATTATCTTTCCCAGGTGGTAAAAAAGTAGTTGCATTTCTTGAAAGAGCATAA